gtaaatgtaaatattttctagTTGGCAAACTGCTGGCAGCCTTCGGGCGATCTGTTTAATATCACTGGGATTACGGCAGCTTGGGACAGGTTATTTTTGGCACATGTACAATGTAGGTCAGTTTCAGTGTGATTAGTTGGTATGTACACAGACATTAAGAAAGGGGAATTCTGTGGCGCTACCAGCTGCTACACATTTAATAGTGTTGTGATTTGTGTTGACACAAGTGAAAGTTAGCCTACCTATCTCAGCAGGAGGATGGCACCCACAAAGAATAAGGAAAAGAACACGTCATTCTTTAGTCCAAGACTCTTTTCCTCTACAAAGATCTAATGCTTGCAATTCTGAGATTTGAGTTTTATTGGCTCCTCGCTGTGATATGAGCTAAACGTTTTTAAGGAATGTCAAGTACTTGCATCttggaatagaaagaggagcttGTCTTTAAGGCTCGGACACGTTCCATCATTCATCATTGGCTTGTAACATAAGAAATATGTAGTTATTTCATATAGTACAATCTCTATAAGCCAACTCTCTCTATAagctaaagcaggggtccccaacattttttttttacccttgagccacatttaaatgtaaaaagagttggggagcaacacaagcatgaaaaattcctggagatgccaaataagggctgtgattggctattggtagcccctatgtggactgacagcctacaggagactctgtttggcagtacacctggtttttatgcaaccaaaacttgtctccaagcctggaattcaaaaataatcaccagctttgaggccactgggagcaacatccaaggggttgaggagcaacatgttactcatgagccactcgTTGGGAACTACTGAGCTAAAGGTTCAAGCACCTTTTTAAGGCCCCATCTCccatcataacaaggttaaagatacaGGAACAGGATGTATTATCAGTAATGCTCAGCACCTGGTTTTTTCAAGATAAggggtctgtaatttggatcaaaatACCTTAcatctattaaaaataatttatacatgaaataagcccaattggattgttttgaatccaatatggattcctgcagcttagttgccatcaagtacaagctactgttttattataacagactataattatataattatttgtagTGCTGTTTTGctgaaacggctaaaaatttgcaaaacgcattgaagtcaatgggcatcaaaattattttgacgcgatCGACAGACTTCTAGGGGTATTTTGGAGAGCACAAAGCCTTCCCAATCTCTCCCTACCTGGCCTTCATATTGCCCCTCCCCCCACATTCTGTTCCAAGTCCCCCAGATTGTGAACCACTACTATAGGGGTGATAGTTTTAAGTAGATAACACATACTTCCAAAAATGTGATATTATGAACAGAACATTGAACCTGTTTACAGCTTGACGAACTGTCCATGCTGGTATGGGTCCAGTGCAAAGGGCGATAAGAGGGAGAAGCCATTCCGTTCACTCCCAGAGGgtaaaaagttttttacttcgaattgttaaTAACAGTGGGTAACGATAGCTATAATCGAGTTTTTAATATGGGACAATTTATAATAGACACGGAACACGGATCAGAAGTTCCTGATCATACTTAGTAGGTTATTATCACAGTCAGTCTCCCATAACCGGGATGGCTTGTGGGTAACACTTTTTGTACACTGATGTGGAATGTTTACCATGGTATTAACGTAGCTAGTAACTAATTGATTTACGTACACTCCTGATGACATCACGGTTTGGATTTTCGCGCCACTTGGGGctttattagggtttttttctgtgtgcatgcgcttcctgaggacggctcaagtTGCAAGCCGGAACGTCGAAATAAACAAAGAATTTGTTTCACTATAAGAAGACATGAGTGTGtggttttgttgttgtttttgataTTTATCCGGAtattaaccagcacccaggcattgagTATTCTTATTCTGAGTGCACCAGCatgttgtttgttttatatatatagatatatatatatatatatatacagtattcactTGTATATATAagcttcatattttatataccggTAATCGAGCAAAAAGCGATGCAATCCCAGTCTGTTGGCCCATAAACCTTCACACCTTGTGTCTCCATGTCATCTGTTCCAACTGCGCTGGGAAAATCTGGTTATTAATGGAATTATCCCAGAGAACAAATCAGTGATAACAATTCAAAGGTAATCCTCTCTAGCAGTGTTTGGATGTATACGGGATTAAAAGGCATTAAGGAACAACAATTTACTTCTATGTAAAAAATAACAATCATTAATGTGTATTCACTTTGATCAAATGCAATACAtacataggatctattatccagaatgcttgggacctggggttttctgcaaaagggatctttctgtaatttggatcaccatactttaaatctgCAAAAGAATAATTGAaaccttaataaacccaatgggattgttttgccaccaatatggattaatgcagcttagttaccaccaagtacaaactactgttttattattacagagcaaaaggaaatcgttattaaaaaatagaattatttgcttaaaatgtactctATTAGAGAtgctttctgtataaagggtttccaggtaagggattccatacctgtatctaaagTAACTATGGATTTTAGACATTTACTGTAGATTAGGGCTGCCACTTCTACAGAACTTTGCAATAAAACATCATTCATATTAAAATAGGTCATTTGTTGCCATGTATTTGCATGAACAAATACATCatataaattatgtttattgtgttcattttgtAAGCATTGATTTATGGCGTTACTTTACTACTTTAATTGTAAAGTAATGTTACAGGtatagaaaaatgttaaatgaaagggattgttcacctttgagttagctttaatagatgtagagagtgatactctgagacaatttgcaattttggtttttgagttatttcgttttttattctgcagctctccagtttgcaatttcagtaatctggtgaccggagcccaaattaccctaacaactatacattgatttgaataagagactggaatatgaataggagatggcttaaacagaaagatgagtaataaagatatatgtgtagccttatagagcatttgtttttttagtgaccccattttgaaagctggaaagagtcaggagaaaaggccatataaacaataaaaattaaataaggaagaccagttgaaaagttgactagaattggccattctataacatactaaaattaacatGAACCGCCCCTGCTtggcattttatttcattagacATAATTTCTTAGGCTTAATTTGGGCAGAGTTCCCATTTACAAAGAGAGATGGGTGAACAGAAAGcttggtaaattcaaatttctttaGAAAGAAATGGAACCCATCTTCAAAGCCCATGTATTTCCTTGTTATTACCTTCATTTTTATTGGTGGAAGGATCACCGTGCAGCAGAGTTTACTATTAACCTTATGCCATAGGTATCCTTATCGGGAATAGAAGAACATGTAATGGAAGCAGTATTTTATCATTTTGTCCAAAGATTGAGTATTAATCCATTGCCTGCAAGCCAGTATTCAGTATTTCATTAGAATTAGACATTTGTCCAATTAGCCATTTGCCTTAATGAGCAAATAACGCTTTCATCACTGGAAACATATCCAGATAATGGTAATTGAAAACGACAGGCTTCTTTCCAGGACACATGCTCTGGAATCAGTCAGCACATGTTCATGGAAATATATAACAGACATCTTTATTCCATCATTATGTCAAGGGCTCCCCTATCTTTAAATCTGCTTGTGTTTTTGGTGGGGAGGTTGCAAATATTTGCCTGCTTCTCTTTTGGCTCATCTGTTTccattatatattgttttcctttatgtAAAGTCTGTGCTTTGTTTGTGGATATTAGCAAACAGCAACTATCTCTCGTCTTATCTGTCCAATCTGTATCACTTACATGCCCTGTGGCGTTAAAAACATTTTCCCTGCACTTTTCTTTTGATTCTGCCAAAACATGTTCTGTTTCTATTAGAATCCTCAAAGTCTCTCTTATTTCTTCTTTTTGGTACTCATTACAACTGTTATTACAACTTCAAATTGGATCTTCCTTCCTGCAAGGAAGTATGATTCAATTTGGACAATATCGTCAGAGTAATCTGAAACCATGGGTTCCTATGTAATCAGTGTTTTGTCAACTTTCATTTGCCTCAACCCCTCGGCATGTTTCTGTATGATGTGCTTGAGTTCAGAAGAGCATCTCAAGAGGTCCTTTCAAAAGAGAGAGTTTGACTGTAGAATCCCATGTAGTGAAGACATCTCACTAGCCTGGGTCCCTTTCAAACTGTGGTCCTTACACTTGTTTCACtccaccatccactagatcacaaactgggggtcatcaaaactccccaccagcacagaggccAAGTTGAAAGagatggaacatctcagaggggccctgaagacgTGTGGGTGtccagattgggcctttgtgAAAACCAGtacaaaaagaagcaataactacAAGACTACAgatgaaggtggaaaacaggacaggagaaagaacttggtcctcccatatgtagctggggtgttgGATTTTTACTAAACACCACATCCccatctgctttaaacccagcaatacactgaggcagcaactagttcacccaaaagacccaactccaaagcacaagaagagtaacattgtgtgtGCAGTAgggccgtatatatatatatatatatatatatatatatatatatatatatatatatatatatatatatatagctccaaaggttgccagcactctcgaaatgAGGAattaatttgcctgggtgcagaaacaacaaaatatgtccaacaactgtagaaagatccgcactcacaggtcttatagagaaaaataaataatttattagttacaaaggactgacgtttcggcctacccaaggcctttctcaaagtgagaaaggccttaggtaggccgaaacgtcagtcctgtgtaactaataaatcatttatttttctctataagacctgtgagtgcctatatatatatatatatatatatatatatatatatatatatatatatatatatatatatatatatatatatatatatatatatataatatatatatatatatatatatatatatatatatatatatatatattatatatatatatatatatatatatataggcccccgagTACTTGTGCATAGGGTGGAATGGTTTTGGGGGTGGCCCTCAGGGtgcctattttttatttattttttaaactctccccaccctccgccatggatttccataggaaatccagtgATGAAGCTTAAgtggtgaggggtagggggtccGAGGAAGACTgctgaagtgacatcacatacACTGCACTCTGCCGTCACTTCCACTAAATACGTTGTGTGATGTCAGCTCACTGGGggaatgacgtcagcgcgcacaCCGTAGGGGTGTGTTTAGGTGTGCTGCCTAGGGCgtcatcggacctaaatacagccctgcagtGTGGTGAGGAgtgttctgatttgtatgtgggagaaaccaaacaacagttacaccatcATATGGAGCAGCACAGAAGTGTCAGCTtctctggtcagaactcagccatgtacctacatctaaaagaaaaaggacacacgtttgaagactgccaagtccagattctagaccgggagagcgactggttccgaagaggtgttaaagaagccacatatgtaaaaactgaaaaaccaactTGGAATAGAGGCGGGTGGGGGGTGACATCttttgtctgccacatacaatgctgttttggcccCTCTCCcgggaaggtttaataacacatctaagctccaatcttgctaatacaatcaacacctaacttaatCACATCATTGAggtttatgataaacagattatgctgactggagcaacattccagtggATATATTCTCAAAAGgaagatcctatttacaagttctaaattgagaaagccagttggatgactggtgaaacttcttcaaggaaaaaacacagcaagtccagttgatttgacatatttctacagatatacaatgacctggatgaatgagaatcttcacaaacatgtgGTCCTTACACTTATGCAGGTGTCGCCTAAATGTGTCATACTAACtgtcctccttggtggagcccagTACTGCGCTATCTAAGATGGCCTGTGTATCTCACACCTTTACCTCTTTCACTGGGTTTTTGCTCCTGTCTTCACTAAGATGTTGGTTCCCTTAGGACACAGACTTGATATTTTTTTGTAGGGTGCATTTCTAGCAATGCATTGAATGCAAATATGTGCAGAGTtaatgcagagctgtcaacctttAATGATCTGTCTTCAGGGGATCCTGAAGTTTTCCGATGTGGAAATGACATCAGAGAAAGAGGCATCATATGCATCCACACAACCCACCATGGAGAATTGGATTCCATGCTGTGCTTGAGCATATCGCTCCACTGATGTCACTGAGCATGCACACAtaagatttttgcccaaaaattcatCCAAATTGTAGAAAATCACCAGAAATTGGGTAAATGCATAGGAATGACACAATCCGGTAACTCCCGGAAAAATGGGGTGGAGGGGTTGACATGTCGGCTAATGAGTGAGGAGTAAGCCACTAGAGGAATGTAACAAGCAATTTGGTAAATACTTTCAGATACatttagagatgtagggtggagctgAATTAAGTGAAATGCTTTAAATGTTAATAGTTTCAATTTTATTTATAGCATTATAGAGCTGACAGTCTCTAGAGGGTAAGGCTAACAGCACAATTATAGCAGTCGATACGTCATATGGTGAGAGAGTAAATCATCATTTTGGTGGCACCTTGGGTGATAAAATCTCATATTTTGGTAATATTCCTTAGGTAAAAGTGAAATGATAGAGTTATTCATTAGATATGAGGAGCAAGGACATTAATAAGGCAGGCTGTCTGACCCCTTCCTTATCACATAACTCTCATAGAATGCACCTTGCCCACTATGTAGTGTTTATTATGAAACAATCAAGCAGGGATCAGATTATCCTTGCACAGTTTCTTTGAAGCATCTTCAGTTCTGGTTTCCAACAACACAGCTACTTATTTAAGATGATATCTTAAGCTCGGTGATGATGCTTTCAATGAAAGGGGTTTATTGGCTCAGATAACTGAATTTGCTTTAGAAAATGGGGGATCATCATTCAACAATAAATCAggagcataactacagaggaagcagaccttgcccaggaggtatagggggccccaggaATCacaaattaatgagcaatttagaCATATATTTGTAATACAGgacaactactgtatatgttgggggccctaaaattaatttgctgtggggcccagtaatatctagttatctGGAATAAATGCAAACTTTATTGTATTATGTACAAATAtgagtatacagtatgtgctcaCTCTGTAACAACATTTATGAATCTTCCTGCAGAGCGCAAGTACGGCACATGTGAGATTGACTGGGTTCAGGCCACCGCTTCCTCTACCTACAAATCTTATGTTATTGGAGTCTTTATATGGGGCTTTGTCCTTCCGGTGTCCATCATGGTCTTCTGCTATGTGTCCATCATCAAAACGGTACATAAAAGCCATAGAAATTCCAGGGGAGGAGAAATAAGTCAACGCCAGCTTACTATGGAGCGAGACATCACAAGGGTAATCTTGCAAACACCTTATTTCCTCATCCATTCTGACTTTGCAAATAACTAGTGGAACATTTGAGGCTTGGAGGTTCTACATGCAATGATCTATTATATAaatttctctttctctgtttTATCTTCAGGTTTCATTTGTAATTTGCACAGCATTCTTGCTTGCCTGGTCGCCATATGCTGTCATTTCTATGTGGTCAGCCCTTGGTTACCAGGTGCACGGCCTCACCGGTGTAGCAGCCACTCTACTTGCCAAATCAGCCAGTTTTTACAACCCCATTATCTATCTTGGGATGAGCCCTAAATTTCGACAGGAGCTCCAGGCCCTACTGTGCTGTCTTCGTCAGAATGGAGATCCTGTTCAGAGCTTTGAGAAGCCAGTGATAACCCATGAATCCAAAGTGAAACAGTGCAACAAGCCAACCTTAGACGACAAAGGGATAGAAGAAAGGGGCATCCTAAATAACAGCTCTTTGGCTGCAGGGATGGAGAAAGCTATCTTGGGGGCTCAAGGTGTTCCAGAATCCTTAACTGTTGATTCTCAGATTTCAGACCCAATGAAAAATAGTGACATTAGTTTGAATTTTCCCATGGAAAGTAATCAAATATAGAGGAATGATTGGAAACAATGCATTTTGTGCTCCATCTACTGTAAACATATGAGACATGTatgtggaggggtgtgtgtatggatgctgggttttcatttggaggggttgaacttgatggactttgtcttttatcaaaccaatttaactatgtaactaactatgtaactatgtccatTACTTGATCTTCTACACAACAATGGGACACTTCTTATGCCATCTTAtctcatattttacattataactGAGCTTTTACCTCTTACTCCATCTCTTACACAGTAacagaacacttaggggccgatttactaacaatcgaatatTGAATTTTcccccacaaatctctaaaaatgagtggttttctaattttttttaaaaaagaagctctaaaaatttaagatttattaaaacgTTAAAACCATGCAAACCACCAATACAAATCTTCGCCGGGTAAAAGTGGTCAAGGTCcgatagaagtcagtgggagctgtgctgatcctattggacattttcgctaggaattgtccggtatttgtattttttagcgcatcattCAGAGGTCGACTTGACTTTTGTAGTTTTCGAGTTTTGGAGTTCACCAACCTCTAAATCCACTAAAATaggcccctaactctttactcatTCTTATATACAATAACATGTCATTCTATTCCATCTTTTGCACTATAAATTTATTTACAATAAATGTACTGAATATATAGTGACATGCCGCCTTTACCTCTCTACTCCTAACAAATATACACAGATAAAACAGATACTGTATGAACTTAAGCATCTGACATATGACAGCACAGTGTGACAGTTGCATGTAAAGTGCTGTGCTAGATCCTTCACTCCAATTATCCAGTCTCCCAGTGGGTGCCTTGTAGTAGCTCTCCACATGTGCCTGTAATGCCTTCTAATTCCCAACTGGTAAAATCATACTAAGGGGCTTACATATCAATGCTTAAAACAAtggtgtgttttatttaatattcccCAAATGCCACATTTGACACCATTATTAGACACCACTTCAGAAGTTGCATAATAACTAATCGCTCTggagaaaaatgcattaaaagccTCGTTGGATGAACTCTGTCTTTTCCCACAGCATTTTCAATTGGACACATcgatggggccgattcatcaagctcgagtgaaggattcgaagtaaaaaaacttcgaatttcgaagtgttttttgggctacttcgaccatcgaatgggctacttcgaccttcgactacgactacgacttcgaatcgaaggattcgaactaaaaatcgttcgactattcgaccattcgatagtcgaagtactgcctctttaaaaaaaacttcgaccccctacttcggcagctaaaagctaccgaagtcaatgttagcctatggggaaggtccccataggcttgcctaagtttttttgatcgaaggatattccttcgatcgttggatttaaatccttcgaatcgttcgattcgaaggatttaatcgttcgatcgaaggaataatcctttgatcgtagcatttgcgctaaatccttcgacttcgatattcgaagtcgaaggattttagttcctagtcgaatatcgagggttaattaaccttcgatattcgacccttgatgaatcggccccttacagttATGCTGCATTTTTACAGAGAGGTACATGGTCAATGAAAACCAATAcacaacttgataaatatgccatttttttaatGCTTGGTGATGTGTGATGTGTTTGgtcgccatttttttttttatacagtttagtAAATCTTCCAAAAAAAGACTAAACTGACTAATTAAAATTGTCTAATTGACTAATTGAAACctgttttttgaaaaatgtttttaccccccagtacaggtatggggcctctTATGCATATTGTTTggagcctggggttttccggataatggatctttctgtaatttggatctttgtaccttaaagtgatactgacactaaaaaactacctataggtcatgctgattgttttttgctgagaagtttctttttgtaaataattgttagttgaagttcctaaacctgactgttttgctaacctgactgtcccatctcagcctgtcagttaaagtttccaatgctaacggactcctgctgcacaaatatggcagccccctcataga
The sequence above is a segment of the Xenopus laevis strain J_2021 chromosome 8L, Xenopus_laevis_v10.1, whole genome shotgun sequence genome. Coding sequences within it:
- the LOC108698982 gene encoding opsin-5, with product MDGLLMDSSSLLSNSSSLARVSEEGETAIGVYLLLLGWLSWLGNGAVICLMCNRRRLLDAHDLLTLNLAVSDAGISIFGYSRGIVELFHGLGKDGFLANNLWTCQVGGFLILLFGLMSISTLTAISLLRYIKGCQPHKAHIVDKRHVTMAIVFIWISSIFWSGSPVLGWGSFTERKYGTCEIDWVQATASSTYKSYVIGVFIWGFVLPVSIMVFCYVSIIKTVHKSHRNSRGGEISQRQLTMERDITRVSFVICTAFLLAWSPYAVISMWSALGYQVHGLTGVAATLLAKSASFYNPIIYLGMSPKFRQELQALLCCLRQNGDPVQSFEKPVITHESKVKQCNKPTLDDKGIEERGILNNSSLAAGMEKAILGAQGVPESLTVDSQISDPMKNSDISLNFPMESNQI